In a genomic window of Strix aluco isolate bStrAlu1 chromosome 3, bStrAlu1.hap1, whole genome shotgun sequence:
- the ZBTB24 gene encoding zinc finger and BTB domain-containing protein 24 isoform X2 — protein sequence MSPLQLISRRTGVCPGALRAPWVPSLHAPPFIFAIKMAEITPDASEKLVIIHSKAHKDTILANFEEQRKKDFLCDITLIVENVQFRAHKALLAASSEYFSMMFVNEGEIGQSIYMLEGMVADTFGALLEFIYTGCLRATEKNTEQVLATAQLLKVSDLVWACTDYQASRSPGNVLPAPANSGASVAITASDKKNEDPPKRKRGRPRKARNVQEEKLGANSAEDGQLRENNSVQNKQNFIKKETAAEETVASEQAPARKDAEENEPACGSETTVNLTAEKDENYDPKSEGMQSTQSRYSKRRIRRSIKLKDYKLLSDEDEKGLAKTTDGKRKRAGSEARCKDCGKVFKYNHFLAIHQRSHTGERPFKCSECGKGFSQKHSLQVHERMHTGERPYTCTVCSKALTTKHSLLEHMSLHTGQKAFTCDQCGKYFSQKRQLKSHYRVHTGKCFNKDH from the exons ATGAGCCCTTTACAGCTCATCAGCAGACGGACCGGCGTGTGCCCGGGCGCGCTGCGGGCCCCGTGGGTGCCTTCCCTGCAC GCACCTCCTTTCATATTTGCAATAAAAATGGCAGAAATTACTCCTGATGCTTCTGAGAAACTGGTCATCATCCACTCCAAAGCTCACAAAGATACCATTCTAGCTAATTttgaagaacaaaggaaaaaagattttctttgtgACATTACTCTAATAGTGGAGAATGTGCAGTTCAGAGCCCATAAAGCATTGCTTGCTGCCAGCAGTGAATACTTCTCAATGATGTTTGTAAATGAGGGTGAAATAGGGCAGTCCATTTACATGTTGGAGGGAATGGTTGCAGACACCTTTGGAGCACTGCTAGAATTTATCTACACCGGTTGCCTCCGTGccactgaaaaaaacacagaacaagttCTGGCTACTGCACAGCTGCTGAAAGTGAGTGACTTGGTGTGGGCCTGTACAGACTATCAGGCCAGCCGCAGCCCGGGTAACGTGCTACCAGCTCCAGCAAACAGCGGAGCCTCTGTAGCCATTACTGCAAGCGACAAGAAAAACGAAGATCCACCAAAGCGAAAACGAGGGCGACCAAGGAAAGCCAGGAATGTTCAAGAAGAAAAGTTGGGAGCAAATTCTGCCGAAGATGGACAGCTGAGGGAGAACAACTCTGTGCAAAATAAgcagaattttattaaaaaagagacTGCAGCAGAAGAAACAGTTGCCAGCGAACAGGCGCCAGCGaggaaagatgcagaagaaaatgaaccTGCTTGTGGCTCAGAAACTACTGTCAATCTGACAGCTGAGAAAGATGAGAATTATGATCCCAAATCTGAAGGAATGCAGAGCACTCAGAGCCGTTACAGCAAACGCAGAATAAGGAGATCAATCAAACTAAAAGATTATAAACTTCTCAGTGATGAGGATGAAAAGGGACTGGCAAAGACgactgatggaaaaagaaaacgtGCAGGTTCTGAAGCTCGCTGTAAAGACTGTGGCAAAgtttttaaatataatcacttCTTAGCTATTCATCAGCGAAGTCATACAG GGGAGCGCCCTTTTAAGTGCAGTGAGTGTGGCAAAGGCTTTTCCCAGAAGCACTCCCTTCAAGTCCATGAGCGGATGCACACCGGAGAGCGGCCGTACACGTGCACTGTCTGCAGTAAGGCTCTGACAACAAAGCATTCTCTTCTAGAGCACATGAGCCTACATACAG GGCAGAAGGCTTTTACATGTGATCAGTGTGGGAAATACTTCAGCCAAAAGAGACAGCTCAAGAGCCACTACCGAGTACACACAG GAAAGTGCTTTAACAAAGATCACTGA
- the ZBTB24 gene encoding zinc finger and BTB domain-containing protein 24 isoform X1, giving the protein MSPLQLISRRTGVCPGALRAPWVPSLHAPPFIFAIKMAEITPDASEKLVIIHSKAHKDTILANFEEQRKKDFLCDITLIVENVQFRAHKALLAASSEYFSMMFVNEGEIGQSIYMLEGMVADTFGALLEFIYTGCLRATEKNTEQVLATAQLLKVSDLVWACTDYQASRSPGNVLPAPANSGASVAITASDKKNEDPPKRKRGRPRKARNVQEEKLGANSAEDGQLRENNSVQNKQNFIKKETAAEETVASEQAPARKDAEENEPACGSETTVNLTAEKDENYDPKSEGMQSTQSRYSKRRIRRSIKLKDYKLLSDEDEKGLAKTTDGKRKRAGSEARCKDCGKVFKYNHFLAIHQRSHTGERPFKCSECGKGFSQKHSLQVHERMHTGERPYTCTVCSKALTTKHSLLEHMSLHTGQKAFTCDQCGKYFSQKRQLKSHYRVHTGHSLPECNQCRRKFMDAAQLKKHLRTHTGEKPFTCEICGKSFTAKSSLQTHIRIHRGEKPYSCGICGKSFSDSSAKRRHCILHTGKKPFSCSECSLQFARLDNLKSHLKIHTKEKQFQEASAAASTNTNSEEVRNILQLQQYQLATSGGQEIQLLVTDAVHNINFMPSHNQGISIVTAENAPNMTTEQAANLTLLAQPPQQLQNLLLSAQQEQAEQIQSINMIANQIETAQPEQMHVITLSKEALEHLHAHQG; this is encoded by the exons ATGAGCCCTTTACAGCTCATCAGCAGACGGACCGGCGTGTGCCCGGGCGCGCTGCGGGCCCCGTGGGTGCCTTCCCTGCAC GCACCTCCTTTCATATTTGCAATAAAAATGGCAGAAATTACTCCTGATGCTTCTGAGAAACTGGTCATCATCCACTCCAAAGCTCACAAAGATACCATTCTAGCTAATTttgaagaacaaaggaaaaaagattttctttgtgACATTACTCTAATAGTGGAGAATGTGCAGTTCAGAGCCCATAAAGCATTGCTTGCTGCCAGCAGTGAATACTTCTCAATGATGTTTGTAAATGAGGGTGAAATAGGGCAGTCCATTTACATGTTGGAGGGAATGGTTGCAGACACCTTTGGAGCACTGCTAGAATTTATCTACACCGGTTGCCTCCGTGccactgaaaaaaacacagaacaagttCTGGCTACTGCACAGCTGCTGAAAGTGAGTGACTTGGTGTGGGCCTGTACAGACTATCAGGCCAGCCGCAGCCCGGGTAACGTGCTACCAGCTCCAGCAAACAGCGGAGCCTCTGTAGCCATTACTGCAAGCGACAAGAAAAACGAAGATCCACCAAAGCGAAAACGAGGGCGACCAAGGAAAGCCAGGAATGTTCAAGAAGAAAAGTTGGGAGCAAATTCTGCCGAAGATGGACAGCTGAGGGAGAACAACTCTGTGCAAAATAAgcagaattttattaaaaaagagacTGCAGCAGAAGAAACAGTTGCCAGCGAACAGGCGCCAGCGaggaaagatgcagaagaaaatgaaccTGCTTGTGGCTCAGAAACTACTGTCAATCTGACAGCTGAGAAAGATGAGAATTATGATCCCAAATCTGAAGGAATGCAGAGCACTCAGAGCCGTTACAGCAAACGCAGAATAAGGAGATCAATCAAACTAAAAGATTATAAACTTCTCAGTGATGAGGATGAAAAGGGACTGGCAAAGACgactgatggaaaaagaaaacgtGCAGGTTCTGAAGCTCGCTGTAAAGACTGTGGCAAAgtttttaaatataatcacttCTTAGCTATTCATCAGCGAAGTCATACAG GGGAGCGCCCTTTTAAGTGCAGTGAGTGTGGCAAAGGCTTTTCCCAGAAGCACTCCCTTCAAGTCCATGAGCGGATGCACACCGGAGAGCGGCCGTACACGTGCACTGTCTGCAGTAAGGCTCTGACAACAAAGCATTCTCTTCTAGAGCACATGAGCCTACATACAG GGCAGAAGGCTTTTACATGTGATCAGTGTGGGAAATACTTCAGCCAAAAGAGACAGCTCAAGAGCCACTACCGAGTACACACAG GCCATTCACTGCCGGAATGTAACCAGTGTCGTCGCAAATTCATGGATGCAGCTCAGTTAAAGAAACATCTAAGAACACATACAG GTGAGAAGCCCTTCACTTGCGAAATTTGTGGCAAATCATTTACAGCTAAAAGTTCTCTTCAGACTCACATTAGAATTCACAG AGGAGAAAAGCCATATTCTTGTGGTATATGTGGAAAGTCCTTCTCTGATTCCAGTGCTAAGAGAAGACACTGTATCTTACACACAGGCAAAAAGCCTTTCTCCTGCTCAGAATGTAGTTTGCAGTTTGCTCGTCTGGACAACCTGAAGTCTCATTTGAAAATTCACACCAAGGAAAAGCAGTTTCAGGAAGCCAGTGCTGCCGCAAGCACCAACACTAATTCTGAAGAAGTGAGAAAcattcttcagctgcagcagtaTCAACTTGCCACCTCTGGAGGGCAGGAAATTCAGCTACTGGTTACAGATGCAGTACATAATATAAACTTCATGCCTAGTCATAATCAAGGCATTAGTATTGTTACTGCAGAAAATGCCCCAAATATGACGACAGAGCAGGCTGCTAACCTCACGCTGCTTGCTCAGCCACCACAGCAGTTGCAAAACTTGTTGCTTTCGGCTCAGCAGGAGCAAGCAGAACAAATCCAAAGTATCAATATGATTGCAAACCAAATAGAGACTGCCCAGCCTGAACAGATGCATGTCATCACTCTTTCCAAAGAAGCACTGGAACATCTCCATGCTCATCAAGGATGA